A section of the Sphaerobacter thermophilus DSM 20745 genome encodes:
- a CDS encoding 5-oxoprolinase subunit B family protein — protein sequence MAQHDGQTSGVILASVPAKEGRPKIVYRQAGDRFMLVEFGDMEFDLTMSFRVLGLNQALKDHGLDGLIETVPAIRSILIHYDSTRLKPDRLIQAVEDLYEQLPPFETLTIPSRRISLPIAFNDRWTRADIARYVEHIRKDAPNIINGNNLEYGAMYNGLRDAEELMEYVMATEWWSAAIGFFPGLPFLYPLDRRYAIVLPKYNPTRPWTPEGAVGIAGPCLAIYPVASAGGYQLFGRTIPIYDPKQRNAAFAENPILLRPGDRVTFGPRVTDEELIEIREAVYNGTYEYQIDHDATFDVGEYLRFLEETREEAEAFRRRQEEAAQRTPVP from the coding sequence GTGGCTCAGCATGACGGCCAGACCAGCGGTGTGATCCTGGCAAGTGTCCCGGCCAAGGAAGGACGGCCGAAGATCGTCTATCGCCAGGCCGGTGACCGCTTCATGCTCGTCGAGTTCGGCGACATGGAGTTCGACCTGACGATGAGCTTCCGCGTCCTGGGGCTGAACCAGGCGCTCAAGGACCACGGGCTCGACGGGCTGATCGAGACGGTGCCTGCGATCCGCAGCATCCTGATCCACTACGACAGCACGCGGCTGAAGCCGGATCGCCTGATCCAGGCGGTCGAGGACCTCTACGAGCAACTCCCGCCGTTCGAGACGCTGACGATTCCGAGCCGTCGCATCTCGCTGCCGATCGCCTTCAACGACCGGTGGACGCGTGCCGACATTGCCCGCTACGTCGAGCACATCCGCAAGGACGCCCCCAACATCATCAACGGCAACAACCTGGAGTACGGGGCGATGTACAACGGGCTGCGCGATGCCGAGGAGCTGATGGAGTACGTGATGGCCACCGAGTGGTGGAGCGCGGCCATCGGCTTCTTCCCGGGCCTGCCGTTCCTCTACCCGCTTGACCGGCGCTACGCCATCGTGTTGCCCAAGTACAACCCGACGCGGCCATGGACCCCGGAAGGTGCCGTCGGCATCGCGGGGCCGTGCCTGGCGATCTACCCGGTGGCGTCGGCCGGCGGCTACCAGCTCTTCGGGCGCACGATCCCGATCTACGACCCGAAGCAGCGCAACGCCGCCTTCGCCGAGAACCCGATCCTGCTGCGTCCGGGCGACCGGGTCACCTTCGGCCCGCGCGTCACCGACGAGGAACTAATCGAGATCCGCGAAGCGGTGTACAACGGGACGTACGAGTACCAGATCGACCACGACGCGACCTTCGATGTCGGGGAGTACCTGCGCTTCCTCGAAGAGACGCGCGAGGAGGCCGAAGCCTTCCGCCGCCGCCAGGAGGAAGCCGCGCAGCGGACGCCGGTGCCGTAG
- a CDS encoding acetyl-CoA carboxylase — translation MAQERTIKSPLPGVFYRRPNPESYVKEGDRIEAGTTIGLVGVMKSFHEIKAESGGVVLRFLVENEEPIRVGQDLLVLGD, via the coding sequence GTGGCGCAAGAGCGCACCATCAAGTCCCCCCTGCCGGGGGTCTTCTACCGGCGGCCGAACCCGGAGTCGTATGTAAAGGAAGGCGACCGCATCGAGGCCGGGACGACGATTGGGCTCGTGGGCGTGATGAAGTCCTTCCACGAGATCAAGGCGGAGAGCGGCGGCGTCGTGCTCCGATTCCTCGTGGAGAACGAGGAGCCGATCCGCGTCGGCCAGGACCTGCTGGTGCTGGGCGACTAG